The proteins below come from a single Pieris brassicae chromosome 1, ilPieBrab1.1, whole genome shotgun sequence genomic window:
- the LOC123714066 gene encoding uncharacterized protein LOC123714066: MQLCIILIVTGCAIINASPNNMPKLSAIKFPEHIDDDVPEPCRNLTYCTIPPKNYPFKEFNEMFKFYKPAPQPKLVLSPVNFNTRGEFDDDCETKISYDPLYTVREKRSNKWRNVIQAPEHDYIQSVRLETCLNTEASCFRHLEELQDSYSTFCAQKYNVWKVLVERPGHATEEIEAVLPVCCSCHYKSKDLV, from the exons atgcaGCTCTGTATTATTTtg ATTGTGACCGGTTGCGCTATTATCAATGCTTCACCTAACA ATATGCCTAAGTTAAGCGCTATAAAGTTTCCGGAGCACATTGACGATGATGTACCAGAACCATGCAGAAATCTTACCTATTGCACGATCCCACCGAAAAATTATCCATTTAAGGAGTTCAATgagatgtttaaattttat AAACCCGCCCCACAACCAAAGCTAGTGTTATCGccagttaattttaatactcgAGGAGAATTTGATGACGATTgcgaaacaaaaatatct TATGACCCCCTGTATACGGTACGTGAAAAGCGTTCAAATAAATGGCGCAATGTCATACAGGCGCCTGAACACGATTATATACAGAGTGTTCGCTTGGAGACTTGCCt AAATACGGAAGCATCATGTTTCAGACATCTAGAGGAATTACAGGACTCCTACTCAACCTTTTGCGCTCAAAAGTACAATGTTTGGAAGGTGTTGGTGGAAAGACCGGGACATGCAACAGAGGAGATCGAGGCAGTGTTGCCGGTGTGCTGCTCTTGTCACTATAAATCGAAGGATTTAGTGTAG